In a single window of the Penaeus monodon isolate SGIC_2016 chromosome 3, NSTDA_Pmon_1, whole genome shotgun sequence genome:
- the LOC119594903 gene encoding ADP-ribosylation factor 1: protein MGNIFANLFKGLFGKKEMRILMVGLDAAGKTTILYKLKLGEIVTTIPTIGFNVETVEYKNISFTVWDVGGQDKIRPLWRHYFQNTQGLIFVVDSNDRERIGEAREELMRMLAEDELRDAVLLIFANKQDLPNAMNAAEITDKLGLHSLRNRNWYIQATCATSGDGLYEGLDWLSNQLKNANR, encoded by the exons ATGGGCAACATATTTGCCAACCTTTTCAAaggcctttttgggaaaaaggagatgCGCATCCTGATGGTGGGGTTGGATGCCGCTGGTAAAACAACAATCCTGTATAAGCTCAAGTTGGGAGAAATTGTAACCACGATTCCAACTATTG GTTTCAATGTCGAAACTGTAGAATACAAAAACATCAGTTTCACGGTATGGGATGTTGGCGGTCAAGATAAAATTCGACCATTGTGGCGCCATTACTTCCAGAACACACAG GGGCTTATCTTTGTAGTTGATTCAAATGATCGAGAACGTAttggagaggcgagagaggaactAATGCGTATGTTAGCAGAGGATGAACTCAGAGATGCTGTGCTACTCATATTCGCCAACAAACAG GACCTGCCAAATGCAATGAATGCAGCCGAAATTACAGACAAATTGGGACTGCATTCACTGAGGAACCGCAACTGGTATATCCAGGCAACGTGTGCTACAAGTGGAGATGGTCTTTATGAAGGCTTAGATTGGCTCAGCAACCAGCTGAAGAATGCTAACCGTTAA